The following are encoded together in the Glycine max cultivar Williams 82 chromosome 8, Glycine_max_v4.0, whole genome shotgun sequence genome:
- the LOC100793831 gene encoding probable AMP deaminase — protein MDPSSSLPPSLHLAMAALLGASFMALSAFFIHRRTVDHVLHRLVELRRKPLATSSDDSDDDDDDRTGFGDDNGDTETDADLRSYRGALSMSVDDSSNVLRSYRISSSMPNVVSATDWIREDAKNRASSLENLQFVPSGLPSLRTGSNNGESVQVLCSYKRIGSVGRIMTPRSPGRTTFESAEDSDEEEIQLADDNRIPFSNTYGLDSNVCNLPAVPFRVEDANNQMYGEASKEVKAGADMNGHGITDSTPVHVAGDDIVFANNVLPTRNTAHETTNIEEEEVCKMIRECLDLRKKYVYKDVPWKTEPVETNSDPYHFEPVEATSHHFRMEDGVIHVYASKSDTEELFPVASSTRFFTDMHYILKVMSIGNVRTSCYHRLRFLEEKFRLHLLLNADREFLAQKGAPHRDFYNIRKVDTHIHHSACMNQKHLVRFIKSKLRKESDEVVIFRDGKYMTLKEVFESLDLTGYDLNVDLLDVHADKSTFHRFDKFNLKYNPCGQSRLREIFLKQDNLIQGRFLAEVTKEVLTDLEASKYQMAEYRISVYGRKQSEWGQLASWFVNNALYSKNAVWLIQLPRLYNVYKNMGIVTSFQNILDNVFIPLFEVTVDPNSHPQLHLFLKQVVGFDLVDDESKPERRPTKHMPTPAEWTNEFNPAYSYYLYYCYANLYTLNKLRESKGMTTIKLRPHCGEAGDSDHLAAAFLLCHNISHGINLRKTPVLQYLYYLAQVGLAMSPLSNNSLFLDYKRNPLPMFFQRGLNVSLSTDDPLQIHLTKEPLLEEYSVAAKVWKLSACDLCEIARNSVYQSGFSHQAKSHWLGDKYLLRGSEGNDIHKTNVPNLRISFRYETWKEEMQFIYAGQAVFLEDVDP, from the exons TCCTTCATGGCCCTCTCCGCCTTCTTCATCCACCGCCGCACCGTCGACCACGTCCTCCACCGCCTCGTCGAACTCCGCCGCAAACCTCTCGCCACCTCCTCCGACGACTCCGACGACGATGACGATGATCGGACCGGATTCGGAGACGACAACGGAGATACCGAAACGGACGCCGATCTGAGAAGCTACCGTGGAGCCTTGTCGATGTCCGTCGACGACAGCTCGAACGTGCTTCGGAGCTATCGGATTTCGTCCTCGATGCCGAACGTGGTTTCCGCAACGGATTGGATCCGAGAGGACGCTAAGAATCGCGCTTCGTCGCTGGAAAATCTCCAATTCGTTCCATCGGGGCTTCCGTCTCTTCGAACTGGTTCCAATAATG GAGAGAGTGTTCAGGTTTTGTGTTCATATAAGAGGATAGGTTCTGTTGGTAGAATTATGACCCCGCGGTCACCGGGACGTACCACATTTGAAAGTGCTGAGGATTCTGATGAGGAGGAAATACAGCTTGCTGATGACAATCGCATTCCTTTCTCAAATACTTAC GGACTAGATTCAAATGTGTGCAATTTGCCCGCTGTTCCATTCAGAGTTGAGGATGCAAACAATCAGATGTATGGAGAGGCTTCAAAGGAAGTGAAAGCTGGTGCAGATATGAATGGTCATGGAATAACAGATTCAACTCCAGTACATGTAGCTGgggatgacattgtgtttgccAATAATGTCTTGCCTACAAGAAATACTGCGCATG AGACAACAAATATAGAAGAGGAGGAAGTATGCAAAATGATTCGAGAATGCTTAGATTTGCGTAAGAAATATGTTTACAAGGATGTTCCATGGAAGACTGAACCTGTGGAAACTAACTCtgacccatatcattttgaaCCAGTTGAAGCAACATCG CACCACTTTAGGATGGAAGATGGAGTCATACATGTGTATGCAAGTAAAAGTG ACACTGAAGAGCTATTCCCTGTTGCAAGCTCAACGAGATTTTTTACCGATATGCATTATATTCTAAAAGTTATGTCTATTGGGAATGTTCGCACTTCATGCTACCACAGGCTACGATTTCTTGAGGAA AAATTCCGCCTTCATCTGTTACTAAATGCAGATAGGGAGTTTCTGGCTCAGAAGGGTGCACCCCACCGAGATTTTTACAATATCAGAAAAGTTGATACTCATATTCATCATTCCGCTTGCATGAATCAGAAGCATCTTGTGCGCTTCATCAAGtccaaattaagaaaagaatctGATGAG GTTGTTATCTTTAGAGATGGAAAATATATGACCCTTAAGGAGGTTTTTGAGAGTTTGGATTTGACTGG ATATGATCTGAATGTTGATTTGTTGGACGTCCATGCAGATAAGAGCACATTCCATAGATTTGACAAATTCAACCTTAAGTATAATCCTTGTGGACAGAGCAGACtaagagaaatatttttaaagcaGGATAATCTTATCCAGG GAAGGTTTCTGGCTGAAGTAACAAAGGAAGTTTTGACAGATCTTGAAGCAAGCAAATATCAG atGGCTGAGTACAGGATCTCTGTTTATGGAAGAAAACAGAGTGAGTGGGGTCAGCTGGCTAGTTGGTTTGTTAACAATGCTCTTTATAGTAAGAATGCCGTATGGCTAATCCAG TTACCACGGTTATACAATGTGTACAAGAATATGGGAATTGTTACCTCCTTTCAGAATATTCTAGATAATGTGTTTATTCCTCTATTTGAAGTCACAGTGGATCCAAATTCTCATCCTCAATTACATTTGTTTTTGAAGCAG GTGGTGGGATTTGATCTTGTAGATGATGAAAGTAAACCAGAAAGGCGTCCAACTAAGCACATGCCTACTCCAGCTGAGTGGACAAATGAATTTAATCCAGCATACTCTTATTACCTTTATTACTGCTATGCAAACTTGTATACACTCAACAAG CTGCGTGAATCTAAAGGAATGACCACAATAAAGTTGCGGCCTCATTGTGGAGAG GCAGGTGATAGTGATCATTTGGCTGCTGCCTTCCTCCTATGCCATAACATTTCTCATGGGATTAATTTGCGTAAAACTCCAGTTTTGCAGTACTTGTATTATCTTGCACAG GTCGGATTAGCTATGTCACCACTTAGCAACAATTCCCTTTTCTTGGACTATAAACGCAATCCATTACCAATGTTTTTCCAGCGAGGTCTAAATGTCTCTCTCTCTACTGATGATCCTTTGCAAATTCATTTGACAAAAGAGCCACTGCTCGAAGAATATAGTGTTGCAGCAAAG GTATGGAAGCTCTCTGCCTGCGACCTATGTGAGATAGCTAGAAATTCTGTGTACCAATCTGGATTTTCACACCAAGCAAAG TCACACTGGCTTGGGGATAAATATTTGTTAAGAGGTTCTGAAGGAAATGATATTCACAAGACAAATGTTCCCAATTTGAGGATTTCTTTCCGATACGAG ACATGGAAAGAGGAAATGCAATTTATTTACGCTGGTCAAGCTGTCTTTCTTGAAGATGTAGACCCATGA